GTCACCAATGATCAGCTCGCGCTGACCACGGCCGATCGGCACCATCGAGTCGATGGACTTGATGCCGGTCTGCAGGGGTTGATCCACGGATTGACGCGCGATCACACCGGGGGCGATCTTCTCGATGGGAGAAGACAGCTTGGCGTTGATCGGGCCCTTGCCGTCGATGGGCTGACCCAGGGCGTTCACCACGCGGCCCACCAGTTCGGGACCGACGGGCACTTCCAGGATGCGGCCCGTGCACTTCACGGTGTCGCCTTCGGAGATGTGCTCGTACGAGCCCAGGATCACGGCGCCGACGGAGTCACGCTCCAGGTTCAGGGCCAGACCGTAGGTGGGGACGCCCGAGGCGTCGGCGGGGAACTCCAACATTTCGCCTTGCATCGCATCGGACAGGCCGTGGACGCGCACGATACCGTCGGTCACGGAGATGACGGTACCTTGGTTACGAATGTCGGCAGCCGCGCCGAGACCTTCGATGCGGCTCTTGATCAGTTCGGAAATTTCTGCGGGATTCAGTTGCATGCTTTGCTCCCAGGCTGGTCAAGGGCTGCACTCAGGCATACCTCGTTGACAACAGCCGGCGACGGGTTCGCCGCCGGCGGGGTTAGCGACGGTTCTTGCTTGGAGGTCGGAGGCTGGTTCACGCCAGGAGAGCCGACTTCATGCGTTCCAGACGGGCCTTGACGGAGGTGTCGAGCACCTCATCGCCCACGGCCACGCGCACGCCACCAATCAGGTCGGGGTTGACCTCGACCTTGGCAGTCAGTTGGCGACCGAAACGCGTCGACAGGGGGCCCAGGATCTCGGCCACCTGGGCGTCCGAGATCGGAAAGGCGCTGACGATGTGCGCTTCAGACACGCCCTGACGGGCTTGCACGAGCGACTGGTACTGCTCGACCATCAGCGGCAGCGCCGCCAGACGGCCGTTCTCCAGAACGGTACGCAGGAAATTGGCCACGGCTGGTGCCAGAGCCACCTTGGCTGCCCCGGCGATCACGTCGAAGACCTGCTCCTGCGTGACCTTGGGGTTGTCGGCGAAGTCCTGCAGCTGGGGGTCGCGAGCGACCACCCACAGGGCTTGCGCCTGCTCCAGCCAAGCGGCCTGCTCAGCCACCGGGGTGGCTTTGAAGAGGGCTTCGGCGTAGGGCCGTGCGATGGTGGCGAGCTCAGCCATGATCACAGCTCCGTCTTCAGGCGGGACAGCAGGTCGGCGTGGACCTCGGCTGACACCTCGCGACGC
This genomic window from Aquabacterium sp. A3 contains:
- a CDS encoding F0F1 ATP synthase subunit delta; its protein translation is MAELATIARPYAEALFKATPVAEQAAWLEQAQALWVVARDPQLQDFADNPKVTQEQVFDVIAGAAKVALAPAVANFLRTVLENGRLAALPLMVEQYQSLVQARQGVSEAHIVSAFPISDAQVAEILGPLSTRFGRQLTAKVEVNPDLIGGVRVAVGDEVLDTSVKARLERMKSALLA